ACCTAAGccaacaaaaatgttttgtatagAGGTGATGATGATCACGGTAAAACTAATAAAGAGAAACGTGACCACAGCCcccatttattaagcatctattctCTCCTTAACCCTTTCTTCCTTGTAACAGAAGAGCTCCCACGTTTTGAGGGCTGATTATGTGCTAGACCTCTCACTAAGAAGTCTGagctcatttattcttcataagGACTAACTTCCAAAATGCTAAGCATGTTCCTACCTCAGAGCTTTGCACCTGTTGTTCCCTtttcctggaatgctcttccctcagCTTATCCCTGGGGCTTGCTTCCTCCTTTCACTTCCTCAGAAATACTCTCCTCCACCATCCACCACTTGATCCCACTTCTCTCCGACTTTACTGAAGTTTTTTTAACAGAACTTTTCACTAGCTGGTGTCAGTATTTATTGTTTGACACCCCTACTGAAATGTGAGCTTCTTGAGGACAGGgaaacagtgcctggaatataacAGGCGCTCAataagtttgttgaatgaataaatgtccCACTTGGAGATTCAGGTGCTTTTATGATGCCCTTTTTtgcccccctttcttccgcctccccaccccactctggttcaagcgtttgttgtgtaggacacagctccctggcccatgctggtattatgagccttgcgctccccctcggctgaggcagttggtcaccagtcgTGGGTCAGCTGTTCACcgcagctcttgccagctgccgcctgctcacaatggctgccggccactcacgctggccaccggttGCTCAAGGCAGCAGCACATGGTAGGGCAGCTCACGCCAACTGCCAGCTGCtcccggcagcccagctccagggagagctgttgttcacaatcttagctgtagagggcgcagctcactggcccatgtgggaatccaaccagcgacCTCCGCATTAGAAggacggcgctccaaccacctgagcacCCGCCGGCCCATGATGcccattttataaaggaggaaactgaggcacaatgcGATGAGTCAATGTCTCTAACACCTAGTGAGTGGCGCAAGCCACTTCTGGGATTCAACCCAGAAGTCCTCAGTACACATCCAATAATggtaattattataattactacccgctcactctgtgccaggctttgAGCTAAGAGCTTTACCCCGAACTGTCTCAATTCTAGAAACAACACGCGAGACAGAACTGGCTGGGACCCCTTTTCTGCAGAGGAGGAAGCCAGCGCCCCAGATCGCCCTGCGAGATAGGGGCGGGGCCGTGGTTCGTGCCGCGCCCACCGCGCTCCTCGGGGCCTCGATCCCGCCTTCCCGCCGCGGTCCGCgcctccacaccccaccccccgcccccaccacccccgGGCCCGGCGCTCACCCCGGGGCCGGGGTCGGGGTCGGGGTCTTGCGCCCACAGCTCCGCCACCATCTCCGTGTGCAGAAACTCGAACAGCACCGCGTCCGCCATGCACCGGCCTCGCGCGCCCAACTACCGCCCAGCGCTTCGTGCTCTCATTGGCCCAGCTGAACTAGCCCCGCCTCCCGCACCCAGGCGCGAGTCCGCCTACTCCCGCTTCCATTGGTGTTCCAGCCTAGCTCCGCCTTCTTCCTCCGGCCTCACTTGGTGCGCCGGAGAACCTGAGAGACTGCCTTTCCGGTTTCCTGGTCCTCGAGCATTGCCATTGGCCGAACCGCTGGTTACATGTGACATAACTCCTTTTTAAAATCCCTATTTGTCCACTTGCCTCGCGGCACAACCCGGAAGCGTCAGCCTAACCGCTTCTCTATTGGCCTTAGCTCCACTCACGTGACTCCACATCCTCCGTCAAAGCTGGTTCTGAAGACCTGCTTCCTGGTTGGAAGCCTAGCGGCCCATGGGATTGGCCAACTACGGCCCAACCTGCTGCCCTATTGGTTGGGGTTGCCATCCTCCTCCCTGCGTACGGACCTCGCACTTGACTGGGTAACGGATCTTGCAGGCTCGGAGCTTCTGCGACGCGGTATGATATCGCTACTTCCCGCCCCCACTAGTACACCCTCTCCAGAGTCCAGGTGGGCTGTCACCGCTTCTACTATAATCCTAGCACTGGTCCCTGAGCAGCTCAGGAGTCCGTGTGCTTCCGGGTGTGGTTTCTGCTAGGAGGCAAAAGCGGAAAGAACCCAGTTTGGGACTTTGGGAGCTCCGGCCTCAGAGACTTGATCGAgctggtcctcagtttccctatccGTACACTGAAGAGGTTGGTGTCCAGTAGCCCCCATCAATACCGGCAGGGAGGATTAGCTTCGTTTGcataaaaggaaactgaggctcaggcaggGGAAGCAGTTAGCCACAAATCACTGAGTCAGTGGAAGGGCTGGGAATCCAGAACCTGCGCCTTTTAACCACGGCCGGGCGCCCGCCTCTCACGCGGTcgcttctcttttctccctagCTCGGCGCCATGGCGTTCCAGGGTCGTCGGCGGAGGCCGCCGCCGAGACCCGAGACTGTAGTGCGAGGTGAGGCGGCCGAGACAGACTCGGAGCTGTCTGCGTCCTCATCGGAAGAGGAAGAGCTGTACCTGGGGCCCTCCGGTCCGACCCGCGGTCGCCCCACGGGGCTGCGGGTGGCCGGGGAGGCCGCCGAGACCGACTCGGACCCGGAGCCGGAACCGACGGCCGCGCCGAGGGACCTGCCTCCTCTCGTAGTGCAGCGGGAAACGGCCGGGGAGGCCTGGGGAGTGGAGGAGGCCCCGGCGCCCGCTCCAGCGCGCTCGCTGCTGCAGCTCCGGTTGGCAGAGAGCCAGGCGCGGCTGGACCACGACGTGGCGGCCGCTGTGAGCGGCGTATACCGCCGCGCGGGCCGCGACGTGGCCGCCCTGGCCGGTAGGTTGGCGGCCGCCCAGGCGGCGGGGTTGGCGGCCGCCCACAGCGTGCGCTTGGCGCGGGGAGACCTCTGCGCACTGGCTGAGCGCCTGGACATCGTGGCCGGCTGCCGCCTGCTGCCCGACATCCGCGGCGTGCCGGGGACTGAGTCCAAGCAAGACCCCGGACCTCGGGCCTAGCCATGACCCACTCCCCGCCTGACTCTGAGCACTGGGGGCGGCCTTGAGACCTCTGGGACCTGGCTCTGTACCCCTTTTTGCTCCCTTCCCATCTGGCTGTCACCCTCAGGGCTAACCCCACCCCCTGGATAACGCCGTGTGTGCTGTGGGTGGGATAATGGTGCTCAGCCCCGCCCCTCGCATCTGGTTCCTCCCCCTCGGCCCTGGCCCAGCTCCCTGGTTCTGAGTCTGTGTCTGAGGCTTGGCTCCAGCCTGTGGGTAATTGTCCACTCCTTGATCAGTCTCTACCCTGGGGGCTCACTGTGCCCCATCTTTCCTTGTGCTCTGCCGTTCTGAGTTTGGTTTCTGCACGGAGCCGATTCAGGTTCTTTCCGCAGGAGCCCCAGGGTCTGCATAGATTCTCTTGTACCTTCCATCACCCCCTTGGCTCTGCCTCTAGTCCTAGCTACACTTCTGGAATTTTGTCCCCCTAGTCTGGGCCCTTTTTCTGTTCTCCAGGCATGGCCCTGGTTTCAGCTCCTAGTTCTAGTCCTTGCTCTGCcatctgtctcctccactggCTTAGCTCCTCCCCCAGGTTTGATCTCCTTTCCTGGGTCCAGTTGTACCCTTAGGATTGGTTTtgcttctttttgctgttcccaTCCTGCTTATACTACCTGCCTGATCCTGGGCTCCAGAGACCCCCCTACAGTTTCCTTCATCAGGCCCAAGATGGGGCCCAGATGCAAGaggccctcctccccactcttcAGGCCCAAGATGGCATCGCCTCCAGATCCAAGTAAATGTGTCTTCCGCACCCTCCAGGCCAAGGTGGCACTTTGTGCTCAAGCTCCAGATACAAGATGAGCCTCTTCCTGACTCTCCAGGCTAGTAGTGGCACTCTTCAGGCACTTAGGGCCCAATACAGCCTGCGTGGCACTTTGGGAGCAGTGTGACACCTCTTTGCAGATAAGTACCACACATGGTGTTTGCTCACTGTGTTGACCCCTGGATGGTAAGAGGACTTGGATTTCTGGCTCAGCCCAAGGTACGGGGTTAATTCCTTTTGTGTGCTCATCACCTGCTCCTCCTGGTCCCAGCTGTAGCCCCAGTCCCATTCACATTTATTCCCCTCCCCACTCTTCTCCGAACCTGAAGCTGAGTTGAGCCCCCAGGATGGAGAAGTGGAAAAGCACTCTATGgcatattaattaaaatgcaaaatagttACTGATATGGTCAGTTCCTCTTGTTTCCCACCTAAGCTGGGGGTGGTTTGGTTGGTGATTTCTCTAAGAATGGGGCTCCCAAGACAGGGATCCTTCCTGCCTAGCTTATTGAAGGTGAAGCTGTAGCTGGAAATCAGGGCCCCTAAAATGAATGAGAAGTGGGCTACCGATGAGAAAGGGTTTATTACTTTCCTAGACGCTGCATATGGGTTCTGCACTTAGTAGTAATCCAACTCCATTTGTATGTGAGGCCCAAAGACTAATCAGGACATGTTTTAAGTCCTCTTCAGATGAATTTAAATCAAGATGGCTCTCCATTAGGGAAAGTGGGAAGTTTGAAGTTTGATCTGAGGGTAGGgacataaaaaacattttaaaaaattacactgtATAGTGGCATTACATTTCCATACCAAATCTCTGCCTAAAAAGTTTGCTGGTAAAGTCTGAAACTAGCAAGGTATGGTGGGTGTAAAGAAGGCCCAAAGATATCAGGGTGGCCTGGGATTGAGGCAGTAAAATAGGATGCCCAGAGACTCTTGGCAGCTTGAATGGGTTAGACGTGGTGGGTAGAGGTAAACCCTCTGAGCCAATGGTAGGAAAAGTTGCACCAGTGTCAACTAAGAAATAGTTTCCCATCCTCTATTTTAAGTTAAATGGCAGATACTGGGGTGTGACTGGGGATGGACTGACTGTCCACAGAAGGGAAAATGGACTCTCTGAGGGTGCTGGGGTCTAGGGAGATTGTTACTAaagctttccatttttttaaatgcagggCAGTTGTTTGCCCAATGTACTGCTTTTGACAATATCTGCAGTTGTCTTGAGACAAATTGTCTTGAGGCTCTGTTCTGCAGTTGGCaacaaaaatgaattaacttGGAGGTACTCCTAGAGTCAACTCTAGTTTTTCTAAAGACTCAAGGCAAGGACTGgaaattttaattccttttttcctcctattttcctgctagctatttttaaagaattgacaagcagtttttttattttattttattggggaacactgtgcttctccagggcccatcagctccaagtcattgtccttcagtctagttgtggaaggcgcagctcagcttcaagtccagtcaccattttcaatctttacttgcagggggtgcagcccaccatcccatgcggggattgaatcagcaaccttgttgagagcttacgctctaaccaactgagccatccggccgccccgaCAAGCAGTTTTTACAGTAAAACGCTGAGAGATTGTCCAGCCCAGCCAACCACATTATTTTGGATTTGCCTCTTTTTATCAGGGAGATTTTCCAACTcagcagaaatgaaaagatttctATGTTCTGGGTTTGATGCAGTGTATCTTTGAAAAGCCAGTATGACACAGTCCCGCAAACATTTTGGGATCCCCACCTTCTTTCTGACGTTAGGCCAGTTCCTCATTGGTGGAAAGGATTCTGGGATCACTCCTATTAGTCCTTTGAATATGGGCCTCAACCTGTGTCATTTCATGCTCATTTGCAGGAAGGTCTGGGAGGGATTCTGGCCATCAGTTTCCCCAGTGCGGGGaactttctccaggaagccttggCACATAACTACAGTATACTTACGGGTGGGAAGAACGTGCCTTAAAAGCCAGTCAAAACCCCTATGAGCATGGTTATAAATGGCCACTAATCTTTCTAACTCCCTAAATTTGGTATGAGCTTCTGAAGTTGGGAATAAAAGGGCTTTGCTGTTTGAAAGGACGTGAACTCTAGTGGGGTGCAGGATACTTTCACAAAGTACATTGCATGGGAAGGCCTGAAGCTGGTGGGTTTTGATTACAGAGCCCTGAAAAGGAGGAGTAGTCAGGGATGGCAAGGCTGGTGGAGCTTCTGCCACACTGTCCCTGCGATCAGCATTTCCATAGGTAACCTGTGTCCCTCGGGCCTGCAGATGAGGCCAGAGTGCTTTCTGGAATTCTTGCAGGGAAAGCCAAGTTAACGCTGGCAGCTGGGCATTGGAGGGGTTTTCTGGGAATACGGAGGAGTTTTAGGGATTAAAGGAGTTTGCTGAGGAAGTGAGGCCAGATTTTGGGAAGGGAGTTTTAAGGCAAGGGCCCAGAGACCCAAAGAGATCTTCTGGAGGGTCAGAAGCAGGGGGCAAGGGGACATCTAGGCATGTGGAGAAGGGGGATTTACGGTGGATgtggattttaattttgttcaggatttgttttttaacatttttttaaaagattatttttctttttaattttaatggggaatactggagaacagtgtgtttctccagggcccatcagctccaagtcgttgtccttcagtctagttgtggggggcgcagctcagctccaagtccagtagccattttcaatctttagttgcagggggcgcagcccaccatcgcatgtgggaattgaaccagcagccttgttgagagcttgtactctaaccaactgagccctttttaacctttttaaggGAGGCCCTAAGGCTAGTCAGAATGCTCTTTTGTATTCCTCTTTCAGTTTGATCTTAGGTACCAATAGACATTTGTTTAGGATGGGAGCTCTCTAAAATCTGTTTCAAATGTAAAAGTTTTTCCAAATGAAAGGATCCCTCAACTGGTCATTTGATAAgtaggattttctttctttctttctttctttgttttttttgttttgttttgttttgttttgtttttgcaggcaagaaaaccttttattttaaaccacaaataGTCAGCAGGTGGCCACAACTATCCATGTTTCATTAAAATCATATAAACATAGGTACAAAAGCACCACTGATTATTGCTCTAGAAAAACTGAGTGAAAAATTCAAATACGCACAGTAAAAACACCACAGTATGCACAGGactaaatttttaaagcaaatatatagTATGCTGACTCAATTTTACACACAGCTTCCAATATTAAAttggtatttattttacttaaggaTGATGGAAATTTCCAAAAAGTATGACTATGAGAAGGTAAAATGTccatccttatatatttttgtatgccAACTAATAGAGTCctaaaaaaattagcatttacAAAATACTCggtaaaaatagcttttaaaagttGTCCCAAAGAGGTACATAAAATCAACCCCAATTTTCCATGACAATTCATTCTCCCTCGTTATCTACAGATTCAGTTTTCTGTGCCTCTTCAGCTTTAGTTTCACCATTTTCAGATGGTGCAGTACCTTCCTTTCCAgcttcctgcttttcctcctccttccctttagCACCTTTGCTAATCTTTGTTCCATGTTCTTTCTTAGCAGATGTTTTTCTTGGTTTAGGTTCAGGTTTTGGTGGAGCCGGTTTCGCCGACAATCTGGCGGACCGCCTTGTGGGCTCCTGCTTAGTTACTTTGGATCCATCCTTGCCCTCTGtattttctggaaactttctcTTCGGCATAATGACTATGTTCATGCAGCTAAAAAAGTAAAGCGACCGGTTTGAACTGCTGGCTCCGACGCTGGATGTTGCCGCTGCCGCTACAGCTCCTCACGCTCGGGGCACTGCGTCTCCCACCTGCCGATAAGTAGGATTTTCAAAAGTATTGTTGCCCAAAAACCGGGTTCTTGGTGTACACCACCGTGAAGCATTCAAGGACTCACCGAATAAGCCAAGTAAGCAGCAGATTTATTAAAAGAAGGACAGGAAAGTTTCAAGAAGGTGGGAGTAGGCCTGGAGAAGAGCCGCTGCTCTGAAGAACAATGAAACTTGGGAATTTATTTCACTGTAAATGAAGGCGCACAATGTTCAGGACTTAAGGGTGGCTTATAGGCGGTCTTAGG
The DNA window shown above is from Rhinolophus ferrumequinum isolate MPI-CBG mRhiFer1 chromosome 15, mRhiFer1_v1.p, whole genome shotgun sequence and carries:
- the LOC117034534 gene encoding high mobility group nucleosome-binding domain-containing protein 3-like isoform X1; its protein translation is MNIVIMPKRKFPENTEGKDGSKVTKQEPTRRSARLSAKPAPPKPEPKPRKTSAKKEHGTKISKGAKGKEEEKQEAGKEGTAPSENGETKAEEAQKTESVDNEGE
- the LOC117034534 gene encoding high mobility group nucleosome-binding domain-containing protein 3-like isoform X2, which produces MNIVIMPKRKFPENTEGKDGSKVTKQEPTRRSARLSAKPAPPKPEPKPRKTSAKKEHGTKISKGAKGKEEEKQEAGKEGTEN
- the BLOC1S3 gene encoding biogenesis of lysosome-related organelles complex 1 subunit 3, which encodes MAFQGRRRRPPPRPETVVRGEAAETDSELSASSSEEEELYLGPSGPTRGRPTGLRVAGEAAETDSDPEPEPTAAPRDLPPLVVQRETAGEAWGVEEAPAPAPARSLLQLRLAESQARLDHDVAAAVSGVYRRAGRDVAALAGRLAAAQAAGLAAAHSVRLARGDLCALAERLDIVAGCRLLPDIRGVPGTESKQDPGPRA